From a single Fulvivirga ulvae genomic region:
- a CDS encoding DNA alkylation repair protein: MTYARELREYFKPHADKSKAFAMKKYLRGNFEFFGIQTPLRRNLARHFLKSHGLPSISELHQMVVELWTLPERELQLTAMDICEKLAKKVSEDHITTLEYMLTHKQWWDTVDLTAANLAGKYFKLYPENISSFIPKWQHTEDFWLNRSAILFQLKYKRDTDTALLAETILSHTSSREFFIQKAIGWALREYSKTNPEWVRAFIQNNRLANLSVREGSKHL, translated from the coding sequence ATGACATATGCCCGTGAGTTAAGAGAGTATTTTAAGCCGCATGCTGACAAATCAAAGGCCTTTGCCATGAAGAAATATCTACGAGGAAACTTCGAGTTCTTTGGGATTCAGACACCGCTACGCAGAAACCTCGCACGACATTTCTTGAAAAGTCACGGACTTCCATCCATCTCAGAATTACATCAGATGGTTGTAGAGCTATGGACATTACCTGAGAGGGAACTGCAATTAACAGCTATGGATATATGTGAAAAATTGGCAAAAAAAGTGAGTGAAGATCACATTACAACTCTGGAATATATGCTTACCCATAAGCAATGGTGGGACACCGTGGACCTTACTGCTGCCAACCTTGCTGGTAAATATTTTAAACTTTACCCTGAAAACATCAGCTCTTTTATTCCCAAATGGCAACATACTGAGGACTTTTGGCTTAACAGATCCGCCATACTATTTCAATTGAAGTACAAAAGGGATACAGATACAGCCTTGTTGGCCGAAACTATCTTAAGCCATACCAGTTCCCGTGAATTCTTTATTCAAAAAGCTATTGGCTGGGCCTTACGAGAATACTCCAAGACCAATCCTGAATGGGTCAGAGCATTTATCCAAAACAACCGGCTGGCTAATCTTAGTGTGAGGGAGGGAAGTAAGCACCTGTAG
- a CDS encoding YdeI/OmpD-associated family protein has translation MSELIKKLKYQQNAKALIFDLPDEVIIDIPHDSQVTASGYEFIIVFVRKQEDLAFRIPPSLAASDYNSTFWVAYPKKSSSIKTDISRDKGWDVFTTIGYRPVSQISINDTWSALRFKPAEKVKASPQAKTQTFEAAIQGAPDNSGGAWVQIPFDTEEIFGTKGQVKVKATFDGHPYQGSIANMGSGPILIIKKEIRKAINKSTGDKVLVTVEEDRTERKIDLPEELEKLLSHNPEAKVFYNSLSHTNRKEYAQWISSAKRQETKDKRLAETLHRLNNGIKNPFLK, from the coding sequence ATGTCTGAACTAATAAAAAAACTTAAATACCAGCAAAACGCAAAAGCACTAATATTTGATCTTCCTGATGAGGTAATTATTGACATTCCTCACGATAGTCAAGTTACAGCAAGCGGGTATGAGTTTATAATTGTCTTCGTACGCAAGCAGGAGGATCTGGCATTCAGAATACCTCCCTCTCTGGCGGCAAGTGATTATAATTCGACTTTCTGGGTAGCCTACCCTAAAAAGAGCTCCTCTATAAAAACAGATATTAGCAGAGACAAGGGTTGGGATGTATTTACTACTATAGGGTACCGCCCTGTATCGCAGATAAGCATCAATGATACCTGGTCAGCCCTGAGATTTAAGCCTGCCGAAAAAGTAAAGGCAAGCCCACAGGCAAAAACACAAACTTTTGAAGCAGCAATACAGGGAGCACCTGATAACTCCGGCGGTGCGTGGGTACAAATACCATTTGATACTGAAGAAATTTTTGGCACGAAAGGACAGGTTAAAGTAAAAGCTACATTTGACGGACACCCCTACCAGGGCTCAATCGCCAATATGGGTAGTGGCCCCATACTTATCATTAAAAAAGAAATAAGAAAGGCAATAAATAAAAGTACAGGCGATAAAGTGTTGGTAACAGTAGAAGAAGACCGAACCGAACGTAAAATAGACCTGCCAGAAGAGTTAGAAAAACTCCTGTCTCACAACCCGGAAGCCAAAGTATTTTATAATAGTTTATCGCATACTAACAGAAAGGAATATGCACAGTGGATATCCTCAGCAAAACGCCAGGAAACCAAGGACAAAAGACTTGCGGAAACACTACATAGACTTAATAATGGTATCAAAAATCCATTCCTGAAATGA
- a CDS encoding bifunctional alpha/beta hydrolase/OsmC family protein, with protein sequence MNSKKVSFKNAKGQQLSARLELPVSGKPAAYAIFAHCFTCSKNLSAVINISRALTSNKIAVLRFDFTGLGESEGEFSETNFSSNVSDLVAASEYLSSNHAVPGILIGHSLGGAAVLASASSIASVKAVITIGAPADPPHVKKLFKESLEEIKSKGEATVSIGGRDFRIKDQLLYDLQEADLKNSIGKLKKALLIMHSPQDTVVSIDNAQKIYERARHPKSFITLDGADHLISSKEDSIYTGNVIATWATRYIDMAVDEPLSTDKQVICQTGDDGYITQIQAGGHPLIADEPTSVGGNNLGPTPYDLLVSALGACTGMTLRMYADRKKWPLEKVHVHLQHSKIHKQDCDNCDNDEAKLDLITREIELSGDLTDEQKERLLEIADKCPVHKTLHVGVQVKSVLV encoded by the coding sequence ATGAACTCCAAAAAAGTATCTTTCAAAAACGCAAAAGGACAGCAGCTTTCCGCTCGCCTAGAGCTGCCAGTGAGCGGAAAACCAGCAGCATACGCAATTTTTGCCCATTGTTTTACCTGCTCAAAAAATCTTTCTGCTGTTATAAACATAAGCAGAGCGCTCACTTCAAATAAAATTGCCGTTTTAAGGTTTGATTTCACTGGATTGGGTGAGAGCGAGGGCGAATTTTCCGAAACTAATTTTTCATCAAATGTTAGCGATTTGGTAGCTGCATCAGAATATTTGTCCTCCAACCATGCAGTACCCGGAATACTCATTGGTCATTCATTGGGGGGAGCGGCTGTACTGGCATCAGCTTCTTCCATTGCCAGCGTAAAAGCAGTTATTACCATAGGGGCACCAGCTGACCCACCACACGTAAAAAAACTATTTAAGGAAAGCCTGGAAGAAATAAAATCAAAAGGTGAAGCCACTGTTTCTATTGGCGGTAGGGATTTCAGAATAAAAGACCAGCTCTTGTATGACCTACAGGAAGCAGACCTGAAAAATAGCATAGGTAAACTAAAAAAAGCTTTACTGATTATGCACTCACCGCAAGACACTGTGGTAAGTATCGATAACGCGCAGAAAATATATGAAAGAGCCCGTCACCCGAAAAGCTTCATTACACTTGACGGCGCCGACCATTTGATATCCAGCAAGGAGGATTCTATCTACACCGGAAATGTAATTGCTACCTGGGCCACGAGATATATCGACATGGCCGTTGACGAACCTTTATCTACGGATAAGCAAGTGATATGTCAAACGGGGGATGATGGCTATATAACCCAAATTCAGGCAGGTGGCCATCCTCTTATAGCAGATGAGCCTACCTCCGTTGGTGGCAATAACCTTGGCCCGACTCCATATGACCTGCTGGTGTCCGCTCTGGGTGCCTGTACAGGAATGACCTTGCGTATGTATGCCGATCGCAAAAAATGGCCATTGGAAAAGGTACACGTTCACCTTCAGCACAGCAAAATCCATAAACAGGATTGTGATAATTGCGACAACGATGAGGCAAAGCTCGACCTGATTACAAGGGAAATTGAACTTAGTGGCGATCTTACAGATGAGCAAAAGGAAAGATTGCTTGAGATCGCAGATAAATGTCCTGTGCATAAGACCTTACATGTCGGTGTGCAGGTAAAATCTGTACTCGTGTGA
- a CDS encoding PAS domain S-box protein, translating into MNELSTDRFILNDFIEENAEAIFIFDSNFSVVAWNRRCYELFGIKREIAVSKELGHVAPVFSDQYFKMLALKAMAAKPSVAKKSYTISGNVSSTYVVPSFSPVRLSEWEGNGCMVILRETELTERPSKFRPLIAESPIATAIYRPDGTPKYFNKAYSNLWGATKGMSDVVIKYYNIFEDEQLEELGLTVFIQKAFLGEATEIPPIAYNPYDTASIRRLGLRQRKYVKGHVFPIKDEFGEVEEVVMVLSDITFQKQAEEILTDTHLKFQMLTLGLPGVIYEYEEQADGGSRFKYISQGCNEMFGFSPEEIMKDASLLNKLVHPQDLDDFLMTSGDSNRQNREWQWEGRVLVDGKEKWIEGKSSPTRQKDGSIIRYGLLLDVTDKKEVEKRYKLSEERLQLALRGAELGLWEWDLKDKKTIFNKAWAAKYGYDHHELELQFDDWGKLIHPEDLPCVKEKLTGHLKGETEYFEAEYRFKTKSGSYRWILDKGRAVQRDEKGRVTKASGTYLDINEKKNAQLLIQRNEQLFTQLFENSPLGIVLLDEKHRVIQMNQGFKDMFGYSINDIIGNQLNNILVPKDLHQEAIDINLLTVSGKVGMLESHRTHKNGSLVPVIIYGVPVTLDNKTIGIYGIYVDITARTKAENELQVRNNELDNFVYKVSHDLRAPLSSILGLVNLAQHQDNDDDLLQYIGLIENRVKQLDLFINDVLSHSKNLKLAIMVDPINFKQIIDNCFTDLSYLPNAHKVDIKTRVSSRPFYSDRWRINEIFRNLISNAIKYLNPDIDNPYVAIDINITDKSANIKFRDNGIGIEKNTLPKVFEMFYRATEYSEGSGIGLYIVKNAIEKLGGKIRVESKPKQGTFFDITIPNSKEAWLERENEK; encoded by the coding sequence ATGAATGAATTAAGTACGGATCGCTTCATATTGAATGATTTCATAGAGGAGAATGCGGAAGCGATCTTTATATTCGATAGCAACTTTAGTGTGGTGGCTTGGAATAGAAGGTGTTATGAGTTGTTTGGTATCAAAAGAGAAATAGCTGTTAGTAAAGAGCTGGGCCATGTTGCCCCTGTCTTTAGTGATCAGTATTTTAAGATGCTGGCCCTAAAGGCGATGGCTGCCAAACCATCAGTAGCCAAAAAAAGCTACACCATTTCGGGTAATGTATCTTCAACCTATGTGGTGCCGAGTTTCTCACCGGTCAGGCTTTCTGAGTGGGAAGGTAACGGTTGTATGGTTATACTCAGGGAAACAGAGCTTACAGAGCGACCAAGTAAGTTTCGTCCGCTGATTGCGGAATCCCCGATTGCAACTGCTATTTACAGGCCTGATGGTACGCCAAAGTATTTCAATAAAGCTTATAGTAACCTTTGGGGGGCGACCAAAGGTATGAGCGATGTTGTAATTAAATACTACAATATTTTTGAAGATGAACAACTTGAAGAGCTCGGCCTCACAGTCTTCATTCAAAAGGCCTTTTTAGGAGAGGCTACGGAAATACCACCTATTGCTTATAATCCCTATGATACTGCTTCTATACGCCGTCTTGGCTTAAGGCAACGAAAGTACGTGAAGGGTCATGTTTTTCCTATAAAGGATGAGTTTGGAGAAGTTGAGGAAGTTGTGATGGTGCTTTCGGATATAACTTTTCAGAAGCAGGCCGAAGAAATATTGACCGATACACATCTTAAATTTCAAATGCTTACTCTCGGGCTTCCCGGAGTAATCTATGAATATGAAGAGCAGGCTGACGGTGGTTCCAGGTTTAAATATATTAGTCAGGGGTGTAATGAGATGTTCGGCTTTTCTCCTGAGGAGATCATGAAAGATGCAAGTCTGCTAAATAAATTAGTCCATCCGCAGGATCTGGACGATTTTTTAATGACATCCGGAGATTCCAACAGGCAGAACAGGGAGTGGCAGTGGGAAGGCCGTGTGCTCGTGGACGGTAAAGAAAAGTGGATTGAAGGTAAATCAAGCCCAACCAGGCAAAAAGATGGTAGTATTATCCGCTATGGATTACTTTTGGATGTTACGGATAAAAAGGAAGTAGAAAAAAGATATAAGCTTTCCGAAGAGCGATTGCAACTGGCCCTTCGCGGCGCTGAACTGGGCCTTTGGGAATGGGACCTGAAAGATAAAAAAACTATTTTTAACAAAGCATGGGCAGCCAAATACGGATATGACCATCATGAGTTAGAGCTTCAGTTTGATGATTGGGGAAAACTTATCCACCCTGAAGACCTGCCTTGTGTCAAGGAGAAATTGACAGGGCACCTTAAAGGAGAAACTGAATATTTTGAAGCAGAATACCGTTTCAAAACCAAAAGTGGAAGCTATAGGTGGATATTGGACAAAGGAAGGGCAGTGCAGAGAGATGAAAAAGGAAGAGTCACCAAGGCTTCCGGAACCTACCTAGATATCAATGAGAAGAAAAATGCTCAACTGCTGATCCAGCGCAATGAGCAACTGTTTACTCAATTATTTGAAAACTCTCCTTTAGGTATAGTATTGCTTGATGAAAAGCATAGGGTAATCCAGATGAATCAGGGGTTCAAGGATATGTTTGGCTACTCTATCAATGATATAATAGGTAATCAGCTTAACAACATTTTGGTACCAAAAGATCTTCATCAGGAGGCTATTGATATTAATTTACTTACTGTAAGTGGGAAAGTAGGAATGCTGGAGTCTCACCGGACTCATAAAAATGGCAGCCTCGTACCAGTGATAATCTATGGAGTGCCCGTAACACTGGACAATAAGACCATCGGAATTTATGGTATCTACGTAGACATAACAGCCAGGACAAAAGCCGAGAATGAGCTTCAGGTCAGGAATAACGAGCTGGATAATTTTGTTTACAAGGTTTCTCATGATCTTCGCGCTCCGTTATCTTCTATTCTGGGGCTGGTAAACCTTGCCCAGCACCAGGATAATGATGATGACCTTCTTCAATATATCGGGCTTATAGAAAACCGTGTCAAGCAATTGGATCTCTTTATCAATGATGTATTGAGTCACTCCAAAAACCTGAAGTTGGCTATTATGGTGGACCCTATCAACTTTAAACAGATAATTGATAATTGCTTTACGGACCTCAGTTATCTGCCGAATGCCCATAAGGTTGATATAAAAACCAGAGTTTCTTCCAGACCCTTTTATAGTGACAGATGGCGGATAAATGAAATATTCAGAAACCTTATCTCCAATGCCATAAAATATCTAAATCCGGATATTGACAATCCTTATGTGGCAATTGATATTAACATCACTGATAAGTCGGCAAATATCAAATTTAGGGATAACGGAATAGGCATTGAGAAGAATACCTTGCCAAAGGTGTTTGAGATGTTTTATCGTGCTACTGAGTACTCGGAAGGTTCCGGTATCGGGCTCTATATAGTGAAAAATGCCATAGAAAAACTTGGTGGTAAAATAAGGGTTGAAAGCAAGCCCAAGCAAGGTACGTTTTTTGATATCACGATTCCAAACAGCAAAGAAGCATGGTTAGAACGCGAAAATGAGAAATAA
- a CDS encoding YqaA family protein has product MKGLIALTVIVVAYILLQKYTAFDAFMDYIGRWPFIVYTVFIFSEVVFGIIPPELFMIWSIKNGAFDTYVLNVALLALISYSAGVLGYFIGSRLKDLGPVRNIFQRYIKRYQNTLNRYGGFLIIVAAVTPVPFSAICMLMGATRYNFYRFLLIASVRFVRFAAYSTVIYQANI; this is encoded by the coding sequence ATGAAGGGTCTTATTGCTCTCACCGTGATAGTTGTGGCCTACATCCTGCTTCAGAAATATACCGCCTTTGATGCCTTTATGGACTACATTGGGCGATGGCCCTTCATAGTTTATACCGTCTTTATTTTTTCTGAAGTAGTTTTTGGTATTATTCCTCCGGAGCTGTTCATGATCTGGTCGATAAAAAATGGTGCTTTTGATACCTACGTGCTTAATGTAGCTTTGCTTGCCCTTATTTCTTATTCCGCCGGTGTGTTGGGTTATTTTATTGGCTCCCGGCTGAAGGATCTGGGCCCGGTAAGAAACATTTTTCAGCGATATATTAAAAGATATCAAAATACCTTGAACAGGTATGGAGGGTTTCTTATTATCGTCGCAGCAGTTACGCCAGTTCCATTTTCTGCGATTTGTATGTTAATGGGTGCTACGCGTTACAACTTTTACCGATTCTTGTTAATCGCTTCTGTACGTTTCGTCAGGTTCGCGGCATATTCGACGGTTATTTATCAGGCTAATATTTAA
- the hemH gene encoding ferrochelatase, which yields MNSINGKTGVLLINLGTPDSPSVGNVRSYLSQFLNDPRVIDIPWLLRKILVNLIIVPFRAPKSAKIYKDLWTDEGSPLLYYSEKVRHMLDEELGDDYTVHLAMRYKNPGIPSVLEEMRKRNYQRIVVVTMFPQYASASTGSALEAVMDEIKKWWVIPDVKFISQYYDHPLFIEAILDRASKYNLDEYDHILFSYHGLPVRQVDKVYNNGVCEGHECESNITEENQYCYKATCYATTRILTEKLGLDESRYTVCFQSRLDKNWLEPFSDKIVEQKGKEGAKKLLVFSPAFTADCLETIIEIGDEYQEIFEEHGGEKVQLVESLNDHPLWVECLKDLILNR from the coding sequence ATGAACTCAATTAATGGAAAAACAGGTGTTTTACTTATAAATCTTGGTACACCGGATAGCCCTTCTGTAGGAAATGTCAGGTCCTACCTTTCCCAGTTTTTGAATGACCCAAGAGTAATAGACATACCCTGGTTATTAAGAAAAATCTTGGTCAACCTGATTATTGTTCCTTTCAGGGCTCCCAAGTCAGCTAAGATATATAAGGATCTTTGGACAGACGAGGGATCGCCTTTGCTATATTATAGTGAAAAGGTGCGACACATGCTCGATGAGGAATTGGGAGATGACTATACCGTTCATCTGGCCATGAGGTACAAGAACCCGGGCATACCTTCGGTTTTAGAAGAAATGAGGAAACGTAACTATCAAAGAATTGTAGTGGTTACCATGTTTCCTCAATATGCCTCGGCCTCTACAGGGTCAGCTCTTGAGGCTGTTATGGATGAGATAAAGAAATGGTGGGTAATTCCCGATGTTAAGTTTATTAGCCAATACTATGATCATCCGCTATTTATAGAGGCTATACTTGACCGCGCCAGTAAATATAACCTTGATGAGTATGATCATATATTGTTTTCATACCATGGTTTGCCTGTGAGGCAGGTGGATAAGGTCTACAACAACGGAGTGTGTGAAGGGCATGAATGCGAGAGCAACATTACCGAAGAAAACCAGTATTGCTACAAGGCAACATGCTACGCCACTACGCGTATTTTAACGGAAAAACTAGGACTTGATGAAAGTAGGTACACTGTTTGCTTTCAGTCCCGTCTGGATAAGAACTGGCTAGAGCCATTTTCGGATAAAATAGTAGAACAAAAAGGCAAGGAAGGAGCTAAAAAGCTACTCGTTTTCTCTCCTGCATTTACCGCTGACTGTCTTGAAACTATCATTGAGATAGGAGACGAATATCAGGAAATATTTGAAGAGCATGGCGGAGAGAAGGTCCAATTGGTTGAAAGCCTAAACGACCACCCGCTATGGGTAGAATGTCTAAAAGACTTAATTCTTAATCGGTAA
- a CDS encoding helix-turn-helix domain-containing protein has translation MKNKNIIGEKIAFYRNELRLKRPTFITKLNDMLGSKYSPQALYSWETGKAMPPADLLPPLAKLLNISILQLYSDAEIQETDELLDKIDLLTEQVEKLEKEVDRLKKENYKLEGKLEASNSILQDMIENYKKK, from the coding sequence GTGAAGAATAAAAATATTATAGGAGAGAAAATCGCCTTCTATAGAAATGAATTACGACTAAAGCGCCCCACCTTTATCACCAAATTAAATGACATGTTAGGAAGTAAATATTCGCCTCAGGCATTATATTCCTGGGAAACCGGCAAAGCCATGCCCCCGGCTGACCTGCTTCCTCCTCTTGCAAAACTCCTAAATATCAGCATCTTGCAGTTGTACAGTGATGCTGAAATACAGGAAACCGATGAGCTCCTTGACAAGATTGACCTGCTTACAGAACAAGTTGAAAAATTGGAAAAAGAGGTTGATCGGTTAAAAAAGGAAAATTATAAACTTGAAGGTAAATTGGAGGCTTCAAACTCCATTTTACAGGATATGATTGAAAATTATAAAAAGAAGTAG
- a CDS encoding HTH domain-containing protein encodes MNFIEKIERLDLQIRQGSTGNAAELAQKLGISKRSVFNYLKWMKDRGAPITFSRIRKSYIYDQEVEFVATFVSSALRYEVQHEDND; translated from the coding sequence ATGAATTTTATTGAAAAAATAGAACGTCTTGATCTTCAGATACGTCAGGGTTCAACAGGTAATGCCGCAGAACTGGCGCAAAAACTGGGCATCTCCAAACGAAGTGTTTTTAACTATCTCAAATGGATGAAGGACCGCGGAGCGCCTATTACCTTTTCAAGGATAAGGAAAAGTTACATATATGATCAGGAGGTGGAGTTTGTAGCAACATTTGTCAGCAGTGCCTTACGCTATGAGGTACAGCACGAAGATAACGACTGA
- a CDS encoding nucleoside deaminase — MDDEKKNEMMREAIRLSIENVETGNGGPFGAVVVKDGKIIARGSNQVTSTNDPTAHAEVVAIRKACEVLGSFQLEGCEIYTSCEPCPMCLGAIYWARPDKIYYANTKSDAADINFDDQFIYEELDRPVSERKLFTEQMLRDEAIVAFQKWSESSGKIEY; from the coding sequence ATGGACGATGAGAAAAAAAATGAAATGATGCGTGAGGCCATTAGGCTTTCCATTGAGAATGTGGAAACAGGGAACGGCGGCCCGTTTGGAGCTGTTGTTGTAAAGGATGGCAAAATAATAGCCCGGGGATCAAATCAGGTAACATCCACCAATGATCCGACGGCACATGCAGAGGTGGTGGCCATTCGTAAGGCTTGCGAAGTCCTTGGCTCCTTTCAGTTGGAAGGGTGCGAAATATACACCAGTTGCGAGCCATGTCCGATGTGTCTGGGAGCTATCTATTGGGCACGCCCTGATAAGATATACTATGCCAACACAAAAAGCGACGCTGCTGATATCAATTTTGATGATCAGTTTATTTACGAAGAACTTGACAGACCTGTGTCAGAAAGGAAACTTTTTACAGAGCAGATGCTGAGAGATGAGGCCATTGTTGCATTTCAGAAATGGTCTGAGAGTTCGGGTAAAATAGAATACTAA
- a CDS encoding FAD binding domain-containing protein: MEFILNNRIIKTDKPGGMTLLDFIRYDNHLTGTKIGCREGDCGACTVLIGELKGSKVNYRSMTSCITPLTNARGKHVVTIEGLNMKTLSPVQQAFVETGGTQCGFCTAGFIVSLSGYCLSEGLPNYDDGISAIDGNICRCTGYKSIERATARVVEKISKRDINDHISWLVNEQFIPEYFLDIPKKLAAMKLVNQSPNGYEEGLPKVGGGTDLYVQRPDDLVTGDVHAFYDLSTLKTITIKDGRCLLGAEVTVSDLMESKDFNNLFPNLRKHLKLVSSTQIRNMGTLAGNFVNASPIGDLTIFFLALDSTLILNKNGQLSREVKLRDFYKGYKILDLKEGEIVEGIEFDLPDNNTYFNFEKVSKRKYLDIASVNAALRIKLRSGFIEKIHASAGGVGPTPLYLTKICTYLEGRELTIENIRSATGLLSEDTSPISDVRGSREYKALLLRQLFFAHFIELFPEKFEMEVLV, from the coding sequence ATGGAGTTTATTCTTAATAACAGAATAATAAAGACTGATAAGCCGGGTGGTATGACTCTTCTGGATTTCATCAGATACGATAACCATCTGACCGGAACAAAAATTGGTTGCAGAGAAGGAGACTGCGGAGCTTGTACGGTTTTGATTGGCGAATTGAAGGGCAGCAAGGTAAACTACAGATCCATGACTTCTTGCATAACGCCACTGACTAACGCCAGAGGCAAGCATGTGGTAACCATTGAGGGCCTTAACATGAAAACCCTTAGTCCTGTACAGCAGGCTTTTGTAGAGACAGGTGGTACCCAATGCGGCTTCTGTACTGCTGGTTTTATTGTGTCCCTATCAGGATATTGTCTGTCTGAGGGGTTGCCTAACTATGATGACGGAATCAGCGCTATCGATGGAAATATTTGCCGATGCACAGGTTATAAATCAATTGAAAGGGCTACGGCACGGGTAGTTGAAAAAATAAGCAAAAGGGATATTAATGATCATATTAGCTGGCTTGTGAATGAGCAGTTTATCCCTGAGTATTTTCTGGATATTCCAAAGAAACTGGCTGCTATGAAGTTGGTAAATCAATCACCAAATGGCTATGAGGAGGGTTTGCCAAAAGTTGGAGGAGGCACTGACCTCTATGTACAGCGGCCGGATGACCTTGTTACCGGTGATGTTCATGCATTCTATGATTTGTCAACCCTGAAAACCATTACCATAAAAGATGGTCGATGTTTATTGGGAGCGGAAGTTACGGTGAGTGATCTGATGGAGTCAAAAGACTTTAACAATCTCTTTCCAAATTTAAGAAAACACTTGAAGCTGGTATCATCCACCCAAATCAGGAATATGGGTACCCTCGCCGGCAATTTTGTTAATGCCTCTCCTATTGGTGATCTGACCATATTCTTTCTGGCCCTTGATAGTACCCTCATCCTGAATAAAAATGGTCAACTATCACGAGAGGTTAAGCTCCGTGATTTTTATAAGGGCTATAAAATACTGGATCTTAAAGAGGGAGAGATAGTAGAAGGGATTGAGTTTGATCTGCCTGATAATAATACCTACTTCAATTTTGAAAAGGTCAGCAAGCGTAAGTACCTGGATATAGCCAGTGTGAATGCTGCATTACGTATTAAATTAAGAAGTGGATTTATAGAAAAAATTCATGCTTCTGCAGGGGGTGTAGGCCCTACTCCTCTTTACTTAACTAAAATCTGCACTTACCTGGAAGGCAGGGAGTTGACCATTGAAAATATTAGATCGGCTACTGGCCTATTGAGTGAGGATACTTCACCAATTAGTGACGTTCGGGGAAGCCGGGAATACAAAGCACTGTTGTTAAGGCAATTGTTTTTTGCACATTTTATTGAGCTGTTCCCTGAGAAATTTGAAATGGAGGTGTTGGTATGA